The Danio aesculapii chromosome 11, fDanAes4.1, whole genome shotgun sequence region gatggcaacatcaacagcatgaggtgtcaagacatttgtgctgcccattacattacaaaccacaagagagggcaaattcttcagcaggatagcgctcctcatacttcagcctccacatcaaagttcctgaaatcaaagaaagtcaaggtgctccaggattggcgagcccagtcactagaaataaacattattgagcatgtctggggtaagatggccGGAGGAGGAggcggcattgaagataaatctaaagaatcttgatgaactctgggagtcctgcaagaacgctttctttgccattccagatgactttatttattaataagttattcgagtcattgcagagatgtatgaatgcagtcctacaagctcatgggagtcatacacaatattaattatttttccactgctccatgactttatattctatactgtacactatttttgttaagtgacaagacttttgtcaaagcaaagtcagaccttactgtcctaattaaataattaaaaatcaagacatgattatattttattctggtaaaataagcgtaatctagaggcctttacctttcatataagccacgtctggtaccaaatgatcaactagaagtcaagttattttttgttgttcctaaaatttggatagacgacaagacttttgtaaggtaaTGTAGGCCACTTTGAAAATGTATTCCTTCTTTTgcgacttttgttaggtagtgtacatTGGTAAAAATCTCTTGACGTTCCACGACTTAAAACAAATCAATTTCTAAAATCCATGTCTTAAAAAGACCATCTAAAATTATATCATATTCCAGAAATTAAATCACCCGTGGAAAGTCAACCCCTGCCAATATTACCAATTAAAAACAATGTCAACTATACAGacatttggtaaacaaatttTCATGACTTTTTCAGAACTTTATTTTTCCAGAACTTTTATAATTCCATATAACAGAATCACCCCGATTGTCAGTTCAAATATTTTGAACATTTCACTACAGTATGAACTAAGGTAAACATGTAAGGTGGAAGATTATTTGATACAGAAAAAATTTGACCAGAAAATGACATCGAAATGATAAGGATACATCCCAGAGCTTTAAAGATAATCATTTCTGAAATCCAACAACCCAACAAGTCAGACCAAGAGCGACCAATAACTTGTTTTCAATCAAAATCTGTCTTTTGTTTTAGTGTCTTATATCTAATAAAGTACTAAAATGTAGTACTTGTTACTGGTTTAGAGACTCAATTAGATAACAGCGTGCAGAGTTGAGGTGGCTTCTGACATGATTCGAACGAGAAAAGCCCCTTCCACACCGCGGGCAGCTGTATCGATAATCCCCTGAATGGATTCGCTCGTGTTCTTTCAAGTTGAATTTCGTCTTAAAACGAATCCCGCATGAAACACAGGAGAACGGCCTCTCGTTCTGATGCAAAATAAAATGACTCTGCAAATGTTCTTTGTTCTTGAAAGACTTTCCGCAAATCTTGCATATCACACTCTTCTGCTTTTGCCTACCCTTCCGGATCTTCTTGTTAAAGGTTTCGAGGTCAGTTTGAACATCTTGTTCACTTATTAGATAGTCAACTTGACAGACGTGGTCAGGCAGTGCAGCGGTTGAATTCATTTCACTAGTTTGATGATCAAACAGCTCAGACTTAACTGTGATTGATGCATCTGTACCGCCACTATCTTCATTCTTCACCATTTCCTTTTGCAGAGGCGTGAGGCACTGATCCGGTTCCTGCCCCGTGACATCTTCAGAAAGGGAAGAAACAATGGAAGCAGCTTGACCTGAAGGATCAGGGGACATCACAGCAGCAACCTCCAATTTCATTCGAATTTCTGAGAGTGGTGAACCGCTCTGACCCCGCAGAACTTCATCTCTTGGACTCGAAGTATCTGTGTGACATGAGCCGCAAGattcattttaaattacaaaacaatagCAATGTcacaaaaaatattaacattaatgtgAAAAAACCTGTATATTGTTTAATCgttgaccttttatccatagattattattatcaaatcaagtcgagctttattgtcattccgctacatatCATAGTATATCAAAATATTTATCAGAGTTGAGTCAGTATAGGTTTCTTTGACCCACGCTCAAATtattgaggtaaatttggttctatattcacacattcagacttctTCTCAATATTCTTTAAAGTACGgcaatgactatcaaagcacaacatcgagtacgtttacatggacaccaataattcgattttaatgcgattaagaccattctctgattaagagtctaccatgtaaacagcaattttttattaatttaatccgattaaggtcataatcgaactaaagagaaattattcgcattattgaagtgcagtgcagacatgtaaacaccttaatcgaactattactgttatgtaggacttttcgccgcattttgcgacaggatagtccacacacactcacccacactctttgcacctaccgagtcattgaagaccacagacacctgtatCGTTAagtgcaggtttttttttcttccattcagacGTGGTATGAACTTCCTTTAAAACAACCAGCATTTCCAACTTCCAggagttcatagttgcatccaatatctcgtttgtcacggggggcatgcatgaaatgttcccgaatgaaagtgaaagtgccaaaccacAGTTAAAGGtgacaaatgaaaaatgaaacacccgaaattacgtGAAACTCcaaaggaaatgtggatagcacggtgatgcaatgacattaattgaattatgtgctataacatgtaaaacgggatcatgaaaggaacattcaaaaagcaactcatgtaaacaccttaatcttattatgtcttaattagattaagacaaataattcaattactgatgtccatgtaaacatagtcactgttcacagtcaattaaatcagtgtttctcaaacaCGTTCCTCAAGGACCAACAGCTCAGCACATTTtctatgtctccttaaccaaacacacctgattctgatcatcagctcattagcagagactgaggcccagtttacactgatgcgttttagttttaaaacagcgttttagaatgaaaatgatccacgccCGCACTGACATTTCTCCTAGCATTTAtgaaaagatctccatccacGCTATACctttgaaaacacacatcacgtgtccacacacacaatctggcatgcgctgcaggaTATGTGGACGTCACACTCCACTGCCTGGACGTCTGACATCCAGGCAGTGAGCGGGTGATTTGAGCCCACCTCCCTAGATGAGAGCAGTGTCGGACAATTCATCAAGAATCGTCCGCTGaatttcatctcactatagttgctcaacatgatatttaattcatcttgtctctatctaacgactctttggtcttttgaatctattacttgttctcaggtaacgtggtttggctgagcgcaaagataagttaatatattaatgaatgtaaccacgtacactgattctgcacattcgACTTCTTGCctatatttcctatattgtataaacgtattgtacgttatacttttataatggccattattgattattacaaCTGATATTCAGTAAAAGAGACAGGgtattcatatttttcaatgaaaatgaaaggcagttatgttataggctgttttttttataaatatgcatacagtgaagatggcggtcatataaatatgtagctacacgacgcctcaacatttttggtgtctgttaagttgttaataccaaaattaaaaataggcagttctttttatcatgttttcagtttattgttaaaatagtGAAACAACTTAGccagccctgctgaaaaaaaacagcctaagctggttggctggttttagctggtcaaccaaactgattttagaggggttttggccatttccatgctgatttccagcctggtcttagctggtcaggctgggagatgaccagttaaaactagcttgaccagcctagccaggctggtcaagctgattttagctgatcattttccagactttttttttttttttttttttttttttttttttttccgcagGGAGGGCGATGTGAATGACGTTGTaaactacactgttccctttTAGGATTTACCCAAtgtgtcctcaggagtttgttttccatatcaaacttccgaagtctgaacttacaaggaaaggatgcaagactgaactttgtgtacttgatattgagaaaaagccccaatcaggcgaatgtctgcagccatgcctccattttcagatgtctccaatttcccccatccacactgacatggagcagcagcgttttaaaaccaaaatggtcACAGTTTTTGGGCCTagaaaactctggggtagtgtggacggaaggtgtAACCATAACAAaagttatgcgttttaaaactaaaatggattAGTGTAAACCGGGCCTATAACCTATAATGGGCGTGACAAACAAAGGATCCAAAATCCAAAACATGTAGTGCTGGCGGTCCTCCAgggacgtggttgagaaacacaaaattaaatcatgctaatgttgttttgaagtcacacttgcatgcaatttcagacagaatatttaaagtagcataCCAGAAATTGTCAcatttcaaaaatgaatgaatgtggaaatataaaaccagctttataccaatactaaaataatgtatttttctttaaacacAGGATTTATCTAAAGCTTTTAAAACCACATAAAACTGCTggtgttaataaaaaatatatacagcataACAAGCTTATATTCATacacataatatattattatgcGGAATCCTTGAAACAACTAACAGTATAGTTAGTTAGCAGAAGTACAGTTAGTTTATAAGGTACTCCAAACAaaaactgaggtaaagttggttttatattcacatatttgtactttttcattaatatttcagaaacgcatttgcaaattctaaatagtgaaatcattttTAGTAGCCAGTGAATATCAAAGTACAAGACTGtgcacagtcaaataaatagtggtAATGCTGTTTTGAAgccttgcatgtgatttcagacccaataatCGAAGTACCATGCTAAACAATacagggagcatgtcacaagttgtcactgaacgaatatgcgaataaaaccaagtttacctcaataaacaaaacaattccaCTATTGTTTACGCAAATACTATGGTAAATTTTTTCTACCTCATTCTTCAAATATAATAGGgattcaatatttttaatatgCTGGTCTCTGtctttataatgtaaaataagataATGAGATCATTTTTGAACAATTATTATACAACACTGACCATTGCATGTTTCGACACATCTGCATCTTCTGCTCCTCAGACAGCAGTTCTCCTGCCTCAGACGCTCAATCTCCTGCTCATATTCAATTATGCTCTCTTTTACAGAGTCGAATATTTCATCGGCTACTGCCATCATGCGGCTTACCATAAGTGAATAAAAAGACCCCAATGCCATCGTGGTTAGGTTAATGTTGTTTGAAATGACAACGTTTTAAACCTCTTGCAAGTTACAACTTTTTCTAACCCTTTTTCTGACGCTGCTTCTTCTTCTCCGTATTTATTTGTGAATCGCTTTAAGGTGCATACCGCCATCTCCTGAGCTGTAGTCGgaagtgaataaataaacatttgctgaGAGAAATTAGACTACATTTGTGTATCTTGCATGTACAAAGCTACTGAGCTATGCTTTGAAACAACGTCCCAACTTTTCACTTAACaataacagaaaaataataaaacataattttgtcATTACACATCAACGCAATCAGACATGAAGCAAATCTCAAACCACATGTTAGCAGACAATTAGCCTAAATTTAACATCTAACGAACAattgttaaacttgtaaaatctGATCAAGCTGATGGTGCGGATGAGGTTTTGGATGAATGGACGAGATGGACAAATTTGTAAAATCAAGTCTATTAATTGCTTTATTAAAACAATCACAACACAGAGTTGCTATTAGTttcgaaatgtttttttttatttttcaagattCAGATTTAGGAAACTCTTGAGGGTGTTGAAACCTTAGGCATTtcttaaaacatacagtatggagTTTATGTAATAACCATTTCTGTTGATGCTAGATGCTAATGCAACCTGTTACAGGGGGAAAACAGTCCAAAATCATCTAAAAAAATCTTACCATGCTtttgataaaagaaaaaaaatatatattgtattaatttaattgcATATGAATGAATGGACGCTTTACAGCCAgtcttaaagaaaaataaattggtGATTAGAATGTTTTATGACTCTAAACAGTTTATGCAACTGGGCCCATGTcttaaccctgctgaaaaatccagcttaaaccagcctaggctggttggctggttttagctggttgaccagcctggttttagaggggttttggccatttccaggctggttaccagccttttccagcctggtcttagctggtcaggctggaaaatgaccaactaaatccagctaaaaccagcttgaccagcctggtttaagatggacatagctggttttagctgggctcccagcctggcttggtggtcaagctggttttagctggtcattttccagcctgaccagctaagaccaggctggaaatggctggaaaccagcctggaaatggccaaaacccctctaaaaccaggctggtcaaccagctaaaaccagccaaccagcctaggctggtttaagctggatttttcagtagggaagtttAGCATCATTGCATTCACTAGTGCGAGCTAGCTCAGATTTGGCCCATGGTTGTGGGCTCACTGCTGGCTCTTTGTGAGTGGCCACCACTAGTGGACAGCCCACATTAATCCCATGAAGGCCTAGCATGGGCTAGCCTATTCGGGCCCAAAGCAGGCTATTTGCTTACTGGCAAAGCATTAGCCAATTAGTGTTGGCCCTGTATAGGCAGCCCTCATCTAGCCCCCGATAAGCCCTCATTAGGCCCACGCTGGCCGTGGACGGGCAGGCCCACAGGCCCCCCACTGAAATTTGAAAATTGGTTGAAATGGTTCCTCCACTGATTTGTGTGCATGAAAGACTTGTAAACAAGTTACATTGTCACATGTTTTACCACTCTTTCAGtccattttatttttcttaacaCTGCAACTACCAGAATTCTTTAACTACTTGAATGGTCATAGCAGTAATTCTGATCGTTATCATATAAGAAGTAATATCttcatatttatattcaaagCTTCTAGTAGATATTAGAATTAAGCTTtgcatgtaaatatgacgtgacaatatTACTGCTAAACTGACAAGTTGAAATGCAAGGACTCAAGACTGAGCTAATCTTTTCTGGACCAGCACAGCCTGTGTAACTTTAATTTATGAGATTTGTAATGAGGTAAAATAACTAGCTGAGGAATTCGAAGATGACAGGTGTGAAAACCAAATCTTTACTGTCTTTTTCTGTATAAATTCATtaatagttttgtcttgtttcagatgctgtttgcatgtgtttgagaATTATTTTAGGGGATCAATAtgtaaaactttatttatattcaaatgaTCCAAACTGCCCATCAATACACTTGTAGGCTGCAGCTtcactctttttttcttctttttctatttttcatTTCACAGTTACACATAAATATACCAGTTGTATGCATATCTTAGACCTTTATTTCTGCTTCTGTGCAAAATCAATATGTAATTTTCCCAGAAATTATTCACTATTTCTTTGTGAAGTGCACAAATTGATAGTGGAGTGCTATGGCCGATCCTGAAAGCTTGTCTGACAAAGAGAAGTAGGGTAAGGTTTGTGAAGGGTCAATTGTGGGAGACTATTTCATGCTAATTATTGCTGCTTTCCAAATGAATGAGCTGTGAGAAATGCTAAAAACAGGCTAAAAGTTACAGGATCTCCCTCATTTTCTTTTGCAAAAACCACAGTGGAACAAAAGACCAACACACTAGCCTCACTGGTCTGGTACCATTTTTGTGGTGTCTCAGGCAGTTAATcataatccccccccccccaggCATACCACCCCTTAACTGAATCTCCCAATGTTCACCAAACTCTTGGCTTCTAAAAAGTAAGGGTTAGttgactcaaaaataaaaattctgttatcaatTAGTCAACCTTATATTGTTCCTCCaccctgagacctttgttaatCATCAGAACACTAATTAAgctattttagattaaatccaaGAGAATTTTGACCCTCCATTGAGTGCAATGGTCTCAAGACACTTAGTAAAGTTCCAGAAAAGGAACCCCAAAACTTTCAAAACATCACGTGACTTtaatggttcaactgtaatcacacAAAGCTCCTAAAACACTTTTGTGTGGCAAAATAACTGTATTGTTATTTGTAACTGTaacacgttattttttcatatatcttactttgattatatacagctactcagttAACATGATAA contains the following coding sequences:
- the zgc:173548 gene encoding endothelial zinc finger protein induced by tumor necrosis factor alpha, with the translated sequence MALGSFYSLMVSRMMAVADEIFDSVKESIIEYEQEIERLRQENCCLRSRRCRCVETCNDTSSPRDEVLRGQSGSPLSEIRMKLEVAAVMSPDPSGQAASIVSSLSEDVTGQEPDQCLTPLQKEMVKNEDSGGTDASITVKSELFDHQTSEMNSTAALPDHVCQVDYLISEQDVQTDLETFNKKIRKGRQKQKSVICKICGKSFKNKEHLQSHFILHQNERPFSCVSCGIRFKTKFNLKEHERIHSGDYRYSCPRCGRGFSRSNHVRSHLNSARCYLIESLNQ